A window from Panulirus ornatus isolate Po-2019 chromosome 29, ASM3632096v1, whole genome shotgun sequence encodes these proteins:
- the LOC139758011 gene encoding uncharacterized protein, producing the protein MSETKEEALCNNAQNHRQQLLNHKQELERDLEAGSCADEEEEDDENTYCEGEEGEEGEGDEDGESKESSKPKTVIPPLYNVEPGCTSLGCYSAIATFIVMVIGIVALLMYSSPPNATADNLVFDLPDEMSTLPTPTTEPEISTQ; encoded by the coding sequence ATGAGCGAGACGAAGGAAGAGGCCCTGTGCAACAATGCGCAGAACCACCGGCAGCAGCTGCTCAACCACAAGCAGGAGCTGGAGCGGGACCTGGAGGCCGGCTCCTGCGccgacgaggaggaagaggacgacgaGAACACCTActgcgagggagaggagggagaagagggagagggggacgaGGACGGGGAGAGTAAAGAGTCGAGTAAACCCAAGACCGTCATCCCACCGCTGTACAACGTGGAGCCCGGCTGCACCTCCCTCGGCTGCTACTCCGCCATCGCCACCTTCATCGTCATGGTGATAGGCATCGTGGCCCTCCTCATGTATTCTTCTCCGCCCAACGCCACCGCCGACAACCTGGTGTTCGACCTCCCCGATGAGATGAGCACGCTGCCCACCCCCACCACAGAGCCAGAGATCAGCACGCAatag